The Clostridiales bacterium genome contains the following window.
AGCCGGCAACGGTAAGCGAATCTCAAAAAGGCGTTCTCAGTTCGGCTTGCGGGCTGCAACCAGCCCGCATGAAGGAGGAGTTGCTAGTAATCCCGAATCAGCATGTCGGGGTGAATGCGTTCCCGGGTCTTGTACACACCGCCCGTCACGCCATGGGAGTCGGGAGTACCCGAAGTCGGCGCGCCAACCTAAGCAATTAGGAGGCAGCCGCCTAAGGTAAGCTCGATGACTGGGGTGAAGTCGTAACAAGGTAGCCGTATCGGAAGGTGCGGCTGGATCACCTCCTTTAAGGAACAGGCTAACGACCTGATCTAAAGTCGGTATCTTGATTTAATCTCAAGATACAAGCCCTGAAAACGCAAACGGTTTTTGGCTATGTGTATTATCCTAAATGTTTTCAGGCCGCTTGTCTTGATAATCCCTTATTCCTTTGTCTATGTGCAAAAAAACCATAAAAAAACAGCTGTTAGCAATAACAGCTGTTTTTTTGTTTTTTTATTAAAATCGCAAAAATGACTATAATTTAAAAAGTTTTTTGAACATTGGACTTTTAAAATATTAAAATTTTGAATACTTAGAAAAATTTTTACTCCTCAAAAATTTTATTTATTTGTTCTTTGGATAGATTTGTATTGTTATTATCAATAAACAAGTTCAGCGGCAAATACTTTACCAAAAAATACACCACAATCCCGACAAAAACGCCCGCGATTACGGAAGCTATCAGCATCAACGGCAATATAATAATTAGGTTGATTTGTTGGACTATGGCCGCGGCGATAAATGTTTGCGTTATGTTATGGGCTACGGCGCCCAATACGCTTATTCCTATAACGCTGATTTTTGGACAGGCAAACCTATAAAGCAGCGACATTACCGCAAACGCGCAGATACCCCCGCCCAACGAGTATATAAGCCCGAAGACATTGCCAAAAACAGAAGCTAAAACGCACCTTACTATCAAGACCGCGAAAGCGTCAAAATAACCCAAAAAGATTATAGCCGAAAGGGTTATTATGTTGCTCAGCCCTATTTTTGAGCCGGGCGCGAAAGCAAGCAAAGGCGGAAGCAAACTCTCAAGATAATGCATCACAAGCGCAACCGCCGTAAAAACTGAAATTCTCGTAAGCCTTAGCAAAAACTTGTTTCTCATAGACTTCTAACCCACTATTATGTCTATATCGCTTGGACCTAATATTGTGATATGGACATTATTAGGAAGGCAAATAATTTGTTGGGGCGCGTAACTGATTTTGGTCATTTCGCATATATGGTCGGGGCAGGTAGAATTTTGCGCCCATACTTTTTTGTCTTGTATTACCAAAACCATCAAGACATCGCCCTCTGAGTTAGTTATATCATATTGTCCGTTTATGTTAATATCATAATCGGCAAAAAATTGGTTATTGACATACACCCTTACTATACTGCCTTCTTCTTTTATGTTTAGGCTTAGCGCCATAAAAGTTATGACCGCAACGGCCAAAAGGGCAAAAACTATTATGTCCCATAAGGCGAATGGACGCGACGATTTAATTTTTCGGACTTTTTGTTCGTTCATCTTTAAAAACTATATATCTTATCTTTATATTGATATGGTTCATATTCTTTATAAACATTGGCTAAGTCATGGTCAAATTGCTCTATTTCGCCTAGGGCGGCGTATTTTTTGTCATGCGATATCAAAACGCCCGTAAGCGAATTTTTTTCCATAAACTCTATTCCGTTTTCCATATCCAGCAACATTACGATTGTGGCGTAAATATCGGCCAATTCGGAATTTTGATGTATTATTGTAACCGATGTAAGCCCTTGGTCGTTATGAGTATCGGTGAACGAATTATCGCCATTTTCTTGCCTTTCTATATTTACAGGCAATCCCGTCAATGGATTTAGTATATGGGCGTATTTTACTTCGTTTTTAACAAAATACCTGATATAATCTCCGCTGGTAACCAGCGAAGTGTTTTCGGCTTTTAACGCGCAAAAATACTCGCTTGAATTATCTTGGGGCATATTTATTGCTACGGTAAATTTTTGAAAAGAGCCGTCCGCCATAGGCTTGGATTTATAAAGATAAACATTGCCGCCAATGTCTATTATGGCGCCTTTTAAATTGTGTTTTTGGCATATCTTTGCCGCCAAATCCGCGCCATAACCTTTTGCCTGCCCGCCCAAGTCAATTTTTACTTCCTTGCGCGATTTTTTGATATAATAGC
Protein-coding sequences here:
- a CDS encoding NusG domain II-containing protein — protein: MNEQKVRKIKSSRPFALWDIIVFALLAVAVITFMALSLNIKEEGSIVRVYVNNQFFADYDININGQYDITNSEGDVLMVLVIQDKKVWAQNSTCPDHICEMTKISYAPQQIICLPNNVHITILGPSDIDIIVG
- a CDS encoding Gx transporter family protein — protein: MRNKFLLRLTRISVFTAVALVMHYLESLLPPLLAFAPGSKIGLSNIITLSAIIFLGYFDAFAVLIVRCVLASVFGNVFGLIYSLGGGICAFAVMSLLYRFACPKISVIGISVLGAVAHNITQTFIAAAIVQQINLIIILPLMLIASVIAGVFVGIVVYFLVKYLPLNLFIDNNNTNLSKEQINKIFEE
- a CDS encoding FAD:protein FMN transferase, encoding MKKIAIAILSAVLAISTILLSACQPPKIKYLEFQEFVFGTGVQRISLNATLYGTNQKKLLNAKDEIINVLKNLNQELNVIDKKSVIYKFNNYGDNTQEEFNPETKFYVSEHVYHMLSTVKELHENEQDEGIKIIIDGKEFDAFRLFDPTIYPLMELWGLGADKIHDKASDREIPTTEEIDETLAYVDLSNVQIGEDEKGYYIKKSRKEVKIDLGGQAKGYGADLAAKICQKHNLKGAIIDIGGNVYLYKSKPMADGSFQKFTVAINMPQDNSSEYFCALKAENTSLVTSGDYIRYFVKNEVKYAHILNPLTGLPVNIERQENGDNSFTDTHNDQGLTSVTIIHQNSELADIYATIVMLLDMENGIEFMEKNSLTGVLISHDKKYAALGEIEQFDHDLANVYKEYEPYQYKDKIYSF